The nucleotide sequence GCAGTGTGCGTCCGGCCGGTTATTTTTTGCCAAGCATACGCCGGCAGGGCGCATTTTGCAGGCCTAGCCGGCGCTGTCCTCAGTTTGGGTGACAGACAGCGCTGAACAGGGCTGTCGATAATGACGCCCTGCGGCGGCGAGCAGGCCGGCGCGTCCACCGGCCATGTCCGGCCAGCCTCAGGGGGCAGGATGCGTGACACAGATTCAGCACGATAATCACCGCGCCCGGCGCCTCCGTGACGAGGCGGGGAACGAGCCTGCCAGTGGCAGGGAGAGCTGGGGCGGGCAGCCGCTGGTGGTGCGGTTGTGGGGAGGCATCAGTGGCCGGCCGCATGACCTGTGGCTCGCCGCCTGCCGCCTGATTGACCTGCAACTGGCACACCCCGGCCTGGATGCGGCCTTCATCGCCGCACGACTGGGCTGCTCACGGGCCACGCTGTACCGGGCCTTTGCCGATCGGGATCTGGCGGTGGCGGGATATATTCGCGAACAACGCCTGCAACGGGTGTGGTGTCTGCTGCACAGCCTGCCGGCCTCGGTGCCGATTGCCGAAGTGGCCCGCCGCTGTGGTTTTCTCGACAGCACCAGCTTCAGCCGGCTGTTCCGCCGCCGCTTCGGGGTACGGGCGCGGGATGTGCGCGCCGGCGGTTGAGCCACCGGCGCGCTCGGGACTTACTCGCCGCGGACTTTCGCCACGAACTGGCTTTCCCGCTCGATCAGCCTGGCGAAGCTCGGCCGCTGGTGCACCTTGGCGATGTGGGCAGCCAGTGCCGGCCAGCGTGCCGGGTCCACCTGTTCGCCACCGTGCTGGAGGTTCACACACTGGGTGGCGACCGCGATGTCAGCGATGCTGAAAGCGTCGCCTGCAAACCAGTCACGGCCCTCGATCTGCGTTTCCAGATAGTCGAACAGCGGTGGCAGCTTCTCGGTCAGGGCTTTCTGCACCTTTTCCTCGTCGCAGGGTTTGCCGGCCAGCTTCATCACGATGCGGTTGCGGAACACCCCGAAGGTGGCCTGCGGCGCAACCTCGTAATCGGCGTATTTTTCCAGCCACAGCGCGCGGCCGTACTCATAGGCATCGGCCGGGTAGAGCGGCGGCTCCGGGTAGGCTTTTTCCAGATAGGCACAGATCACACCGGAATCGGCCAGCACCTTGTCCCCGTCTTCCATCGCCGGGATGCGGCGCAGTGGGTTGAGGGCGCTGTACTCCGCCGGGGAGCTGAACGGGTCGACATGGACGGATTCAAAGGCGAGGCCTTTCTCGGCCAGGGCGACGCGGGTCTTGCGGACAAAAGGCGAGAGGGCGGCGCCGTGCAGTTTGATGCTCATGGGTTACTCCCCTGGGTCACTTCGGGATCGGATGTCGGGGCCTATCTGAGCAAGCGTCAGCGGCCGGGGTCAATGACGGAATCGGTCATGCCGGGCAGGGCAGGCGACCCTGCGGCAAATGATGGCATTTTTATTTTTTTCGCTTGACGCCCGGCGAGCGCCTGCTAGACTTTGCGCCGCTTCCGGATGCTACCGGCAGCCACTGCGTCCCTTTCGTCTAGAGGCCTAGGACACCGCCCTTTCACGGCGGTAACAGGGGTTCGAATCCCCTAAGGGACGCCATTAGCGGGAATAGCTCAGTTGGTAGAGCGCAACCTTGCCAAGGTTG is from Isoalcanivorax pacificus W11-5 and encodes:
- a CDS encoding helix-turn-helix domain-containing protein, encoding MTQIQHDNHRARRLRDEAGNEPASGRESWGGQPLVVRLWGGISGRPHDLWLAACRLIDLQLAHPGLDAAFIAARLGCSRATLYRAFADRDLAVAGYIREQRLQRVWCLLHSLPASVPIAEVARRCGFLDSTSFSRLFRRRFGVRARDVRAGG
- a CDS encoding glutathione S-transferase family protein — its product is MSIKLHGAALSPFVRKTRVALAEKGLAFESVHVDPFSSPAEYSALNPLRRIPAMEDGDKVLADSGVICAYLEKAYPEPPLYPADAYEYGRALWLEKYADYEVAPQATFGVFRNRIVMKLAGKPCDEEKVQKALTEKLPPLFDYLETQIEGRDWFAGDAFSIADIAVATQCVNLQHGGEQVDPARWPALAAHIAKVHQRPSFARLIERESQFVAKVRGE